One region of Glycine max cultivar Williams 82 chromosome 9, Glycine_max_v4.0, whole genome shotgun sequence genomic DNA includes:
- the LOC100500186 gene encoding 40S ribosomal protein S11 — MAEQTEKAFLKQPKVFLCSKKGGKGKRPGKGGNRFWKSIGLGFKTPRDAIEGTYIDKKCPFTGNVSIRGRILAGTCHSAKMTRTIIVRRNYLHFIKKYQRYEKRHSNIPSHISPCFRVKEGDHVIIGQCRPISKTVRFNVLKVIPAGSSSGAKKAFTGM; from the exons ATGGCAGAACAA ACAGAGAAGGCTTTTCTGAAGCAACCAAAAGTGTTTCTATG CTCTAAGAAAGGTGGGAAGGGAAAGAGGCCTGGGAAAGGTGGGAATCGCTTTTGGAAGTCAATTGGGCTTGGATTCAAGACTCCCAGAGATGCCATTGAAG GAACCTATATTGACAAGAAGTGCCCCTTCACTGGCAATGTTTCCATTCGGGGTCGTATCCTAGCCGGTACTTGTCACAGTGCTAAGATGACAAGGACCATTATTGTGAGGAGGAATTATCTTCATTTTATTAAGAAATACCAGAG ATATGAAAAGCGGCATTCAAATATTCCTTCACACATATCACCTTGTTTCCGTGTTAAGGAAGGAGATCATGTTATTATTGGCCAATGCAG GCCAATCTCAAAGACAGTGAGGTTCAATGTGTTGAAAGTGATCCCCGCTGGATCCTCTAGCGGTGCAAAGAAGGCTTTTACTGGAATGTGA